Proteins encoded together in one Pseudoroseomonas cervicalis window:
- the parA gene encoding ParA family partition ATPase codes for MAFVVTVAQRKGGAGKSTVAATLATSLAVQGQRVALLDSDPQQSLARWHGLRAGQAQARPLEFAAVSGWRMPATLERLRGAHDTLLIDTPPHADSDARIAIRAADLVLVPLQPSAADLWAMEATLAVAAEEKRPVRLLLNRVPPNGRLREEIVAELQRRGLPLLEYGFGNRAAFASAFALGLGVAETAPRGSAAAEARAVLRAIEESLGPAGS; via the coding sequence ATGGCCTTCGTGGTGACGGTGGCGCAGCGCAAGGGCGGCGCGGGCAAGTCCACGGTGGCGGCGACGCTGGCCACCAGCCTGGCGGTGCAGGGCCAGCGCGTGGCGCTGCTGGACAGCGACCCGCAGCAGAGCCTGGCGCGCTGGCACGGCCTGCGCGCCGGCCAGGCCCAGGCCCGGCCGCTGGAATTCGCCGCCGTGTCGGGCTGGCGCATGCCGGCCACGCTGGAGCGGCTGCGCGGCGCGCATGACACGCTGCTGATCGACACGCCGCCACATGCCGACAGCGATGCGCGAATCGCCATCCGCGCCGCCGATCTGGTGCTGGTGCCGCTGCAGCCCTCCGCCGCCGATCTCTGGGCGATGGAGGCGACGCTGGCGGTGGCGGCCGAGGAGAAGCGCCCGGTGCGGCTGCTGCTGAACCGCGTGCCGCCGAATGGCAGGCTGCGCGAGGAGATCGTGGCCGAGCTGCAGCGGCGCGGGTTGCCGCTGCTGGAATACGGCTTCGGCAACCGGGCGGCCTTCGCCAGCGCCTTCGCCCTGGGGCTTGGCGTGGCGGAGACGGCGCCGCGCGGCAGCGCCGCGGCCGAGGCGCGGGCGGTGCTGCGCGCCATCGAGGAATCCCTGGGCCCGGCCGGGTCCTGA
- a CDS encoding CopD family protein, whose product MTLVYVLHLVFAVLWVGGMAFGMLVLRPALAELPGPQRLAVTQAAHRRFFLLVWHAMPVMLASGYALLFGWYGGFRGAGWHIHTMHLTGLLMSAVFLAVFFGPWKGMRAALAAGDTAGAAASADKVRQLIQANLALGLLTVIVAGWGRFGG is encoded by the coding sequence ATGACGCTGGTCTATGTGCTGCACTTGGTGTTCGCGGTGCTGTGGGTGGGGGGCATGGCCTTCGGCATGCTGGTGCTGCGCCCGGCCCTGGCCGAGCTGCCGGGCCCGCAGCGCCTGGCGGTGACGCAGGCGGCGCATCGCCGCTTCTTCCTGCTGGTCTGGCACGCCATGCCGGTGATGCTGGCCAGCGGCTATGCGCTGCTGTTCGGCTGGTATGGCGGCTTCCGCGGCGCCGGCTGGCACATCCACACCATGCACCTGACCGGGCTGCTGATGTCGGCGGTGTTCCTGGCGGTGTTCTTCGGCCCGTGGAAGGGCATGCGCGCGGCGCTGGCGGCGGGCGACACGGCCGGCGCGGCGGCGTCGGCGGACAAGGTGCGGCAGCTGATCCAGGCCAATCTGGCGCTCGGCCTTCTCACCGTCATCGTCGCCGGCTGGGGGCGGTTCGGCGGGTGA
- a CDS encoding globin-coupled sensor protein yields the protein MDTPKARHALLAAFQLGDAELDLLRGQAGLIRQRLPALLESLHGRFDAWPEIQAALTRPEVHRVRLAHWTRLAGGEIGEGFTASARALADAFYRHGVPGYAVAICHATVARAVAGLLAEAAAPRGPLAWLRRGAARRRAERLREALVKIAWLDLEVLLESYAAAEAASKRAVMDRLAGSFESQVSHVVAGVGSSAAALDQAVQAMSGTAGRMTESCRSLAGLAEGANGTVQNVASATEQLSASVAEIRRQVAHSAQLTGQAVAEARRTDGVVQALADGARRIDDVVGLISSIAGQTNLLALNATIEAARAGEAGKGFAVVASEVKTLASQTARATEEIGAQIGQVQAATQEAVQAIEAITRSIDQVSRVASAIAAAVEEQGQTTRQIAAHVQQAAAGNRQVSELAAGLTRGADETQAVAGQLTGAAGALGRQTGEMQHAVATFLTQIR from the coding sequence ATGGATACCCCCAAGGCTCGCCACGCCCTGCTGGCGGCCTTTCAGCTCGGCGATGCCGAGCTCGACCTGCTGCGCGGCCAGGCCGGCCTGATCCGGCAGCGCCTGCCCGCCCTGCTCGAATCCCTGCATGGCCGCTTCGACGCCTGGCCGGAGATCCAGGCGGCGCTGACCCGGCCCGAGGTGCACCGGGTGCGGCTGGCGCATTGGACGCGGCTGGCCGGCGGCGAGATCGGCGAGGGCTTCACCGCCTCCGCCCGGGCGCTGGCCGATGCCTTCTACCGCCATGGCGTGCCCGGCTACGCGGTGGCCATCTGCCACGCCACCGTGGCCCGCGCCGTGGCCGGGCTGCTGGCCGAGGCCGCCGCGCCGCGTGGCCCCCTGGCCTGGCTGCGCCGCGGTGCCGCACGCCGCCGCGCCGAGCGGCTGCGCGAGGCGCTGGTGAAGATCGCCTGGCTCGACCTCGAAGTGCTGCTGGAGAGCTATGCGGCGGCCGAGGCCGCCAGCAAGCGCGCCGTGATGGACCGCCTGGCCGGCAGCTTCGAGAGCCAGGTGAGCCATGTCGTCGCCGGTGTCGGCAGCTCCGCCGCCGCGCTGGACCAGGCGGTGCAGGCGATGTCGGGCACCGCCGGGCGCATGACCGAATCCTGCCGCAGCCTGGCCGGGCTGGCCGAGGGCGCCAATGGCACGGTGCAGAATGTCGCCAGCGCCACCGAGCAGCTCTCCGCCTCGGTGGCCGAGATCCGCCGCCAGGTGGCGCATTCCGCCCAGCTGACCGGCCAGGCGGTGGCCGAGGCGCGCCGCACCGATGGCGTGGTGCAGGCGCTGGCGGATGGCGCCCGCCGCATCGACGACGTGGTCGGGCTGATCAGCAGCATCGCCGGCCAGACCAACCTGCTGGCGCTCAACGCCACGATCGAGGCGGCGCGGGCCGGGGAGGCCGGCAAGGGCTTCGCCGTCGTCGCCTCCGAGGTGAAGACGCTGGCCAGCCAGACCGCCCGCGCCACCGAGGAGATCGGCGCCCAGATCGGCCAGGTGCAGGCGGCGACCCAGGAAGCCGTGCAGGCGATCGAGGCGATCACCCGCAGCATCGACCAGGTCAGCCGCGTCGCCAGCGCCATCGCCGCTGCGGTGGAGGAGCAGGGCCAGACCACCCGGCAGATCGCCGCCCATGTGCAGCAGGCCGCCGCCGGCAACCGCCAGGTCAGCGAGCTGGCCGCCGGCCTGACCCGCGGCGCCGACGAGACCCAGGCCGTCGCCGGACAGCTGACCGGCGCCGCCGGCGCGCTCGGCCGCCAGACCGGCGAGATGCAGCACGCCGTCGCCACCTTCCTCACCCAGATCCGTTGA
- a CDS encoding DUF4153 domain-containing protein, which translates to MRLSFTVDAPRRRILLLALLGLVQGLALWWLARQARPEQWPFPLNSPALFAWITLVAGLLPPLVMLGLGHWRGRVLALWMVAAAALLAVMAWFETALFGTELPDRLLPQAGLALLALHWLLGAGLARPGPEGGRFWPSYPALYHEHGQLALRIGRSVLFLLVFWLVLIAGAQLFVLIGLEGLWRLLRRDLFTWPLSGLILGAALAALPAGEPPRMAQLGWLTPMLAGLVALFLLALPVTGLQPLWDTGFAAAGLLGAALLMASLVNAVHEDGQLRPPALLRASARLGALVLPALAGLGLLALWLRLQQHGLTPDRVLGLVAAGYAALVSLGYFWAALRPRMAPIGTVNTAALLLGALLLVLLATPLLSPERISLRNQLARLESGAVAPEDFDLGLLRRKLGRPGQALLATPRFAEIATLQRNQRSRADQPLEPVLWPEGAAMPAGLAEAAERTLRRRCRVDQCHVRLIDLDGDGAVEALIGDNTPEVWGQRDGRWQLVARLRSCGVEADALQLPVIALRPSPWPELVLPDGRRLWVEPVGCP; encoded by the coding sequence ATGCGCCTGAGCTTCACCGTCGACGCGCCGCGGCGCCGCATCCTGCTGCTGGCGCTGCTCGGCCTGGTCCAGGGCCTGGCGCTGTGGTGGCTGGCCCGGCAGGCGCGGCCGGAGCAATGGCCCTTCCCGCTGAACTCGCCGGCGCTGTTCGCCTGGATCACGCTGGTGGCGGGGCTGCTGCCGCCGCTGGTGATGCTGGGCCTCGGCCATTGGCGCGGCCGGGTGCTGGCCCTCTGGATGGTGGCGGCGGCGGCGCTGCTGGCGGTGATGGCCTGGTTCGAGACGGCGCTGTTCGGCACCGAGCTGCCGGACCGGCTGCTGCCGCAGGCGGGTCTGGCGCTGCTGGCGCTGCACTGGCTGCTGGGGGCGGGGCTGGCGCGGCCCGGCCCGGAGGGCGGCCGCTTCTGGCCCAGCTATCCGGCGCTGTATCACGAGCATGGCCAGCTCGCCCTGCGGATCGGCCGCTCGGTGCTGTTCCTGCTGGTGTTCTGGCTGGTGCTGATCGCCGGGGCGCAGCTTTTCGTGCTGATCGGGCTGGAGGGCCTGTGGCGGCTGCTGCGGCGCGACCTGTTCACCTGGCCGCTGTCCGGGCTGATCCTGGGCGCGGCGCTGGCGGCGCTGCCGGCGGGCGAGCCGCCGCGCATGGCGCAGCTCGGCTGGCTGACGCCGATGCTGGCCGGGCTGGTCGCGCTGTTCCTGCTGGCGCTGCCCGTCACCGGGCTGCAGCCGCTCTGGGACACCGGCTTCGCCGCCGCCGGGCTGCTCGGCGCGGCGCTGCTGATGGCCTCCCTGGTCAATGCGGTGCATGAGGATGGGCAGCTCCGCCCGCCGGCGCTGCTGCGCGCTTCGGCGCGGCTCGGCGCGCTGGTGCTGCCGGCGCTGGCCGGGCTCGGCCTGCTGGCGCTGTGGCTGCGGCTGCAGCAGCACGGGCTGACGCCGGATCGCGTGCTGGGGCTGGTCGCCGCCGGCTACGCCGCCCTGGTCTCGCTGGGCTATTTCTGGGCGGCGCTGCGGCCGCGCATGGCGCCGATCGGCACCGTCAACACCGCGGCGCTGCTGCTTGGCGCGCTGCTGCTGGTGCTGCTGGCGACGCCGCTGCTCTCGCCCGAGCGGATCAGCCTGCGCAACCAGCTGGCGCGGCTGGAGAGCGGGGCGGTGGCGCCGGAAGATTTCGATCTCGGCCTGCTGCGGCGCAAGCTGGGCCGGCCCGGCCAGGCGCTGCTGGCCACGCCGCGCTTCGCCGAGATCGCCACCCTGCAGCGCAACCAGCGGAGCAGGGCCGACCAGCCGCTGGAGCCGGTGCTGTGGCCCGAGGGCGCCGCCATGCCCGCCGGCCTGGCCGAGGCCGCCGAGCGCACGCTGCGCCGCCGCTGCCGGGTGGACCAGTGCCATGTGCGGCTGATCGACCTCGATGGCGATGGCGCGGTCGAGGCGCTGATCGGCGACAACACGCCGGAGGTCTGGGGCCAGCGCGACGGGCGCTGGCAGCTGGTCGCCCGGCTGCGCTCCTGCGGTGTGGAGGCGGATGCGCTGCAGCTGCCGGTCATCGCGCTGCGGCCCTCGCCCTGGCCGGAGCTGGTGCTGCCGGATGGACGGCGCCTCTGGGTCGAACCGGTGGGCTGCCCCTGA
- a CDS encoding aspartate/glutamate racemase family protein: MGKRILVINPNSSQSCTDGIAESLRAFAAPGRPVFETVSLPGGPPAIASWRDWYGVAEPLCRLVETSPADAYILACVSDPGLEAVRSVTPKPVFGPFRSAVAAALARAERFGVIAFVDASKARQRRALQAMGAEARLAASIALNLPMEVLTDPMAARGALCDTARALVAEGAEVVILGCAGMAGHRAAVEDAAGVPVIEPCQAAAAQALLALA, encoded by the coding sequence ATGGGCAAGCGCATCCTGGTCATCAACCCGAATTCCTCGCAGAGCTGCACCGACGGCATCGCCGAAAGCCTGCGGGCCTTCGCCGCCCCGGGGCGGCCGGTCTTCGAGACGGTCTCCCTGCCCGGCGGGCCGCCGGCCATCGCCTCCTGGCGCGACTGGTACGGGGTGGCCGAGCCGCTCTGCCGCCTGGTCGAGACCAGCCCGGCCGATGCCTATATCCTGGCCTGCGTCTCCGACCCCGGGCTGGAGGCGGTGCGCAGCGTCACGCCGAAGCCGGTCTTCGGCCCGTTCCGCAGCGCGGTTGCCGCCGCCCTGGCGCGGGCCGAGCGGTTCGGGGTGATCGCCTTTGTCGACGCCTCCAAGGCGCGGCAGCGTCGGGCCCTGCAGGCGATGGGGGCGGAGGCGCGGCTGGCCGCCAGCATCGCGCTGAACCTGCCGATGGAGGTGCTGACCGACCCGATGGCCGCGCGCGGCGCGCTGTGCGACACGGCGCGCGCCCTGGTGGCCGAAGGGGCGGAGGTGGTGATCCTGGGCTGCGCCGGCATGGCCGGCCACCGCGCGGCGGTGGAGGACGCGGCCGGCGTGCCGGTGATCGAGCCCTGCCAGGCCGCGGCGGCGCAGGCGCTGCTGGCGCTGGCCTGA
- a CDS encoding UPF0262 family protein, giving the protein MADQRLISIALPDGGAPLPNPYAEADRAQAVADLLASNSFDPQGLPPGPYALHLEIRDGRLVFDIRDAAEAPLRLIALALGPFRRLIKDYHLVVASHEQAVTEGGSEARIQAIDMGRRGLHNEGAELLCQRLEGRVALDFETSRRLFTLVCALHQRI; this is encoded by the coding sequence ATGGCTGACCAGAGGCTGATCAGCATCGCGCTGCCGGATGGCGGCGCGCCGCTGCCCAACCCCTATGCCGAGGCCGACCGCGCCCAGGCGGTGGCCGACCTGCTGGCCAGCAACAGCTTCGACCCGCAGGGCCTGCCGCCCGGCCCCTATGCGCTGCATCTGGAGATCCGCGACGGCAGGCTGGTCTTCGACATCCGCGACGCGGCCGAGGCGCCGCTGCGGCTGATCGCGCTCGCCCTCGGCCCGTTCCGCCGGCTGATCAAGGATTACCACCTGGTGGTGGCGAGCCATGAGCAGGCGGTGACCGAGGGCGGCTCGGAAGCCCGCATCCAGGCGATCGATATGGGCCGCCGCGGCCTGCACAACGAAGGCGCCGAGCTGCTCTGCCAGCGGCTGGAAGGCCGCGTGGCGCTGGATTTCGAGACCTCCCGCCGCCTCTTCACCCTGGTCTGCGCGCTGCACCAGCGGATCTGA
- a CDS encoding plasmid stabilization protein, whose product MPRGDKSAYTDKQKRKAEHIEESYEARGVPEAEAERRAWATVNKDTGGGKQSGSGRGTPDSNAASHRGGRKGGAASASRPAAARSASAKKAAATRKARAAG is encoded by the coding sequence ATGCCCCGCGGCGACAAATCCGCCTATACCGACAAGCAGAAGCGCAAGGCCGAGCATATCGAGGAAAGCTACGAGGCGCGCGGCGTGCCCGAGGCGGAGGCCGAGCGCCGCGCCTGGGCGACGGTGAACAAGGATACCGGCGGCGGCAAGCAGAGCGGCTCCGGCCGCGGCACGCCGGACAGCAATGCGGCGTCGCATCGCGGCGGGCGCAAGGGCGGCGCGGCCTCGGCCAGCCGGCCGGCCGCCGCCCGCTCGGCCAGCGCGAAGAAGGCGGCGGCGACCCGCAAGGCGCGCGCCGCCGGCTGA
- a CDS encoding N-acetyltransferase, protein MLADRFEFIADNAGPEAAAVRAGLAAHRASALPARPDSAGGPPVSLVWRDAGGRIRAGLIGDVTLDWLFVDKFWVDEALRGQGIGRRMLAAAEERARALGAVGAHLYTSSFQAPEFYRAQGYAEIGRLRGRPAGHDRLWFAKRWDGAESEISLP, encoded by the coding sequence ATGCTGGCGGATCGCTTCGAATTCATCGCCGACAATGCCGGGCCGGAGGCGGCGGCGGTGCGCGCGGGCCTGGCCGCGCACCGCGCTAGCGCCCTGCCGGCGCGGCCGGACAGCGCCGGCGGCCCGCCCGTCTCGCTGGTCTGGCGCGACGCCGGGGGGCGGATCCGCGCCGGGCTGATCGGCGACGTCACGCTGGACTGGCTGTTCGTCGACAAGTTCTGGGTGGATGAGGCGCTGCGCGGCCAGGGCATCGGCCGCCGCATGCTGGCCGCGGCCGAGGAACGGGCCCGCGCCCTCGGCGCCGTGGGGGCGCATCTCTACACCAGCAGCTTCCAGGCGCCGGAATTCTACCGCGCCCAGGGCTATGCGGAGATCGGCCGGCTGCGCGGCCGCCCGGCCGGGCATGACCGGCTGTGGTTCGCCAAGCGCTGGGACGGGGCGGAATCGGAAATTTCTCTCCCATAA
- a CDS encoding DUF983 domain-containing protein, translating to MDSQPARWEPARAAEPPPPLPPMTTLLARGARNRCPVCGEGPVFQGFLRVVPECAHCHTPLGRLRADDAPPYFTIFIVGHLLVPVIFWVEKAYEPPMWLHMAVWLPLFALISTLMLRPIKGATVGLMLRLGLMEDPQAEAPPAPPRASPRPLAPARRDG from the coding sequence ATGGACAGCCAGCCCGCGCGCTGGGAGCCCGCCCGCGCCGCGGAGCCGCCCCCTCCCCTGCCGCCGATGACCACCCTGCTCGCCCGCGGCGCCCGCAACCGCTGCCCGGTCTGCGGCGAGGGGCCCGTCTTCCAGGGCTTCCTGCGCGTGGTGCCGGAATGCGCCCATTGCCACACCCCGCTCGGCCGGCTGCGCGCCGATGACGCGCCGCCCTATTTCACCATCTTCATCGTCGGCCATCTGCTGGTGCCGGTGATCTTCTGGGTGGAGAAGGCCTATGAGCCGCCGATGTGGCTGCACATGGCGGTGTGGCTGCCGCTCTTCGCGCTGATCTCCACCCTGATGCTGCGGCCGATCAAGGGGGCGACGGTCGGGCTGATGCTGCGCCTGGGCCTGATGGAAGACCCCCAGGCGGAGGCGCCGCCGGCCCCGCCTCGCGCCAGCCCCCGCCCCCTGGCCCCGGCCCGGCGCGATGGCTGA
- a CDS encoding transporter substrate-binding domain-containing protein: protein MRSFALALFCAVPLAFAAAGAQAQQPLRTAVDGTFAPHAFPKLDGGVQGFNVDLFTEVAKRLGRPITIDSASFSGLVPALNAGRYDFLAAPVTVTPERAENLLFTEGYLYTEFQFGIRRGSAPIRSLEDIRGKTIAVNKGSAYDAWAQRNAAAMGFTVQTFDSQPDAVQAVVAGRAFATLGGNTGIRYAATRTPLLVADYTIKETRAHWAAPFRRDNAELRNQVENVLECMKKDGTIAALSEKWFGVRPAADDAENTVFPGYGVPGLPGYDPTPHEPRCS, encoded by the coding sequence ATGCGTTCCTTCGCCCTTGCCCTGTTCTGCGCCGTGCCGCTCGCTTTCGCGGCAGCGGGGGCGCAGGCGCAGCAGCCGCTGCGCACCGCCGTGGACGGCACCTTCGCCCCGCATGCCTTCCCCAAGCTGGATGGCGGCGTGCAGGGCTTCAATGTCGATCTGTTCACCGAGGTGGCGAAGCGTCTCGGCCGGCCGATCACCATCGACAGCGCCAGCTTCTCCGGCCTGGTGCCGGCGCTGAATGCCGGGCGCTACGACTTCCTGGCCGCGCCGGTGACGGTGACGCCGGAGCGCGCCGAGAACCTGCTTTTCACCGAGGGCTATCTCTACACCGAGTTCCAGTTCGGCATCCGCCGCGGCTCGGCGCCGATCCGCTCGCTGGAGGATATCCGCGGCAAGACCATCGCGGTGAACAAGGGCTCGGCCTATGACGCCTGGGCGCAGCGCAACGCCGCCGCCATGGGCTTCACCGTGCAGACCTTCGACAGCCAGCCGGATGCGGTGCAGGCCGTGGTGGCGGGGCGCGCCTTCGCCACCCTCGGCGGCAACACCGGCATCCGCTACGCCGCGACGCGCACGCCGCTGCTGGTGGCGGACTACACCATCAAGGAGACCCGCGCGCACTGGGCCGCGCCCTTCCGCCGCGACAATGCCGAGCTGCGCAACCAGGTCGAGAATGTGCTGGAATGCATGAAGAAGGACGGCACCATCGCCGCCCTGTCGGAGAAGTGGTTCGGCGTGCGCCCGGCGGCGGATGACGCCGAGAACACCGTCTTCCCCGGCTATGGCGTGCCCGGCCTGCCCGGCTACGACCCGACCCCGCACGAGCCGCGCTGCAGCTGA
- the mtnA gene encoding S-methyl-5-thioribose-1-phosphate isomerase translates to MKIDGVPYRSVWVDPEDGWSVRILDQTRLPWTVEILRLTEEKQVAHAIKSMQVRGAPLIGAVAAYGLGLALRRDASDAALESVAAMLGRTRPTAINLRWALDRMLRALRPVAPEQRAAAAYAAAAEIAEDDVETCRRIGQHGLPLIQEIAARKPGQPVNILTHCNTGWIATVDYGTALSVIYQAHDAGIPVHVWVDETRPRNQGSALTAWELGKHGVPHTVVADNAGGHLMQHGQVDIVLVGTDRVTRQGDVANKIGTYLKALAAHDNNVPFWVGLPHSTLDMSVRDGVREIPIEERDAREVLETTGQTWDGRIETVRTAAPGSAGANPAFDVTPARLVTGLITERGRCAASEEGLLSLYPEMASQAA, encoded by the coding sequence ATGAAGATTGATGGCGTTCCCTATCGCAGCGTCTGGGTGGACCCGGAGGATGGCTGGTCGGTCCGCATCCTCGACCAGACCCGGCTGCCTTGGACGGTCGAGATCCTGCGCCTCACCGAGGAGAAGCAGGTCGCGCACGCCATCAAGTCGATGCAGGTGCGCGGCGCGCCGCTGATCGGGGCGGTCGCCGCCTATGGGCTGGGGCTGGCCCTGCGGCGCGATGCCTCGGATGCGGCGCTGGAGAGCGTGGCGGCGATGCTGGGCCGCACCCGGCCGACCGCCATCAATCTGCGCTGGGCGCTGGACCGCATGCTGCGGGCGCTGCGCCCGGTGGCGCCCGAGCAGCGCGCCGCCGCGGCCTATGCCGCCGCCGCCGAGATCGCCGAGGATGATGTCGAGACCTGCCGCCGCATCGGCCAGCACGGGCTGCCGCTGATCCAGGAGATCGCCGCGCGCAAGCCGGGCCAGCCGGTCAACATCCTGACCCATTGCAACACCGGCTGGATCGCGACGGTCGATTACGGCACCGCGCTCTCGGTCATCTACCAGGCGCATGATGCCGGCATCCCGGTGCATGTCTGGGTGGATGAGACGCGGCCGCGCAACCAGGGCTCGGCGCTGACGGCCTGGGAGCTGGGCAAGCATGGCGTGCCGCACACGGTGGTGGCCGACAATGCCGGCGGGCATCTGATGCAGCATGGCCAGGTGGATATCGTGCTGGTCGGCACCGACCGGGTGACGCGCCAGGGCGATGTGGCCAACAAGATCGGCACCTATCTGAAGGCGCTGGCGGCGCATGACAACAACGTGCCCTTCTGGGTCGGCCTGCCGCATTCGACGCTGGATATGAGCGTGCGCGACGGGGTGCGCGAGATCCCGATCGAGGAGCGCGACGCGCGCGAGGTGCTGGAGACCACCGGCCAGACCTGGGATGGCCGCATCGAGACGGTGCGCACCGCCGCCCCCGGCAGCGCCGGCGCCAACCCGGCCTTCGACGTGACGCCGGCCCGCCTGGTCACCGGGCTGATCACCGAGCGCGGCCGCTGCGCCGCCTCCGAGGAAGGGCTGCTCTCCCTCTATCCGGAGATGGCCAGCCAGGCGGCCTGA
- a CDS encoding N-carbamoyl-D-amino-acid hydrolase, which yields MSRRLTLAAAQLGPIQKAEGRDVVTGRMVRLMETAHKRGAEVVVFPELALTTFFPRWYEEDINNADHWYEQSLPSNETAPLFEAARKFNIGFHLGYAEIAHEADETGVVRKRHFNTAVYVHPNGEVVLKYRKVHLPGHREFDPKRKVQHLEKRYFEVGNLGFPVVRAPIGQAGPVNIGMLICNDRRWPEAWRELGLQQVELVMLGYNTPSINQDAKGFEAHHLRVEHSHLSIRAGCYQNACFAAGVAKAGVEDGCELFGHSIIVNPQGEIVAQATTWDDELIVADCNLDQCTLGRTTIFNFAAHRRPEAYGRITGQVGSEAPAEWTPSR from the coding sequence ATGTCCCGTCGCCTGACCCTCGCCGCCGCGCAGCTCGGCCCCATCCAGAAGGCCGAGGGGCGCGATGTCGTCACGGGCCGCATGGTGCGGCTGATGGAGACCGCCCATAAGCGCGGCGCCGAGGTCGTCGTCTTCCCCGAGCTGGCGCTGACCACCTTCTTCCCGCGCTGGTATGAGGAGGACATCAACAACGCCGACCATTGGTACGAGCAGAGCCTGCCCTCCAACGAGACGGCGCCGCTGTTCGAGGCCGCGCGCAAGTTCAATATCGGCTTCCATCTCGGCTATGCCGAGATCGCGCATGAGGCGGATGAGACCGGCGTGGTGCGCAAGCGCCATTTCAACACCGCCGTCTATGTCCACCCGAATGGCGAGGTGGTGCTGAAATACCGCAAGGTGCATCTGCCCGGGCATCGCGAATTCGACCCGAAGCGCAAGGTGCAGCATCTGGAGAAGCGCTATTTCGAGGTCGGCAATCTGGGCTTCCCGGTGGTGCGGGCGCCGATCGGCCAGGCCGGTCCGGTGAATATCGGCATGCTGATCTGCAATGACCGCCGCTGGCCGGAGGCCTGGCGCGAGCTCGGCCTGCAGCAGGTCGAGCTGGTGATGCTGGGCTACAACACCCCCTCGATCAACCAGGACGCCAAGGGCTTCGAGGCGCATCACCTGCGCGTCGAGCACAGCCATCTGTCGATCCGCGCCGGCTGCTACCAGAATGCCTGCTTCGCCGCCGGCGTCGCCAAGGCGGGCGTCGAGGATGGGTGCGAGCTGTTCGGCCATTCCATCATCGTCAACCCGCAGGGCGAGATCGTGGCCCAGGCCACGACATGGGATGACGAGCTGATCGTCGCCGACTGCAATCTGGACCAGTGCACGCTGGGCCGGACGACGATCTTCAACTTCGCGGCCCATCGCCGCCCGGAGGCCTATGGCCGCATCACCGGCCAGGTGGGCAGCGAGGCGCCGGCGGAGTGGACGCCCTCGCGCTGA
- a CDS encoding rhodanese-like domain-containing protein has product MSVADIPPRATWDALKSDPEAVLIDVRTDAEWNFVGLPDLAEAGKQPVLIPWQVYPSMQVNGAFAEHLRKAGVTPLHKLYFLCRSGARSLAAAQAAQAAGYANAYNIADGFEGPPDAEGHRGQVAGWKAEGLPWRQR; this is encoded by the coding sequence ATGAGCGTCGCCGACATTCCCCCCCGCGCCACCTGGGACGCGCTGAAGAGCGACCCCGAGGCGGTGCTGATCGATGTGCGCACCGATGCCGAATGGAATTTCGTCGGCCTGCCCGACCTGGCCGAGGCCGGCAAGCAGCCGGTGCTGATCCCCTGGCAGGTCTATCCCAGCATGCAGGTGAACGGCGCCTTCGCCGAGCATCTGCGCAAGGCCGGCGTCACCCCGCTGCACAAGCTGTATTTCCTCTGCCGCTCCGGCGCGCGCAGCCTGGCCGCGGCCCAGGCCGCCCAGGCCGCGGGCTACGCCAATGCCTACAACATCGCCGATGGCTTCGAAGGCCCGCCCGACGCCGAGGGCCATCGCGGCCAGGTCGCCGGCTGGAAAGCCGAAGGCCTCCCCTGGCGCCAGCGCTAG